Proteins from one Mycteria americana isolate JAX WOST 10 ecotype Jacksonville Zoo and Gardens chromosome 1, USCA_MyAme_1.0, whole genome shotgun sequence genomic window:
- the IL18RAP gene encoding interleukin-18 receptor accessory protein — MILKENVSEYQPKLIKKIMLTLCWILALFVSGAEVREINLPGCSRVEPQIRYRAISDEEFVLQCSLPDRDATHIYNNSLLKQHKVKWFWYQKDKETLKAIKESSNLALQGDALWFKPIRDSASGVYICMIWEKIPCLKIVLEVHTKKVAKCSGYDTNMLYLLAGNGNSITCPGTKCYSHIKKPDVKWYKDGYQIKHRKSRQSLKLKHNEIYLNPTYDKDAGIYVCDYTLYDNTTKWTMRTAVTVEVIAKNTIHPPNLLYPNGVVILEAELGKPLELECRVQFGFERVSLMRVTWKRNSIENINEKLNQETSVYPKGLKGHTLLHVAKLKEVTERDLRSNFTCFAENSVGNATAVIQLKRKQRVFLLYVLCTAISTLFAFLLCTAFIYQHWIEIVLMYRSYLVHSETTGDGKEFDAFVSYAKLDSSESDSTLISEEKFALELLPDMLENKYGYKLCILERDILPGGAYTDEVVTAIKQSRRAIIILSPAYISGPSIFELQAAVNCALEDKRIKLVLIKFQAFQEPETLPPVVKKALRILPVVTWKSSISAAPNKKFWKYMHYHMPVKTTKMLRNCSLKGFFQRLFSMVYR; from the exons ATGATTCTTAAAGAAAACGTCTCAGAATATCAACCAAAACTGATAAAGAAAATCATGCTCACTTTGTGCTGGATCCTAGCATTGTTTGTCAGTGGTGCAGAGGTTAGAGAGATTAACTTGCCAG GATGTTCCCGTGTTGAACCTCAAATACGGTATCGTGCAATTAGTGATGAGGAGTTTGTTCTACAATGCTCTTTACCAGATAGAGATGCTACCCACATTTATAACAACTCACTTCTAAAACAACATAAGGTGAAATGGTTCTGGTATCAGAAAGATAAAGAGACACTGAAGGCTATCAAGGAAAGCTCTAATCTTGCTCTCCAAGGGGATGCACTTTGGTTTAAACCAATAAGGGACAGTGCTTCTGGAGTGTACATCTGTATGATATG GGAAAAAATCCCATGTCTCAAAATTGTTTTGGAGGTTCACACAAAGAAGGTGGCAAAATGTTCAGGTTATGACACAAATATGCTATATCTTCTTGCTGGCAATGGGAATTCAATAACTTGTCCTGGAACAAAATGCTACAGCCATATAAAAAAGCCAGATGTAAAATGGTACAAG gaTGGTTATCAGATAAAACATAGGAAAAGCAGACAAAGCCTAAAGCTTAAGCATAATGAAATCTACTTGAATCCAACCTATGACAAAGATGCTGGAATATACGTGTGTGATTACACTCTATATGACAACACTACCAAGTGGACAATGAGAACAGCAGTAACAGTAGAAGTCATTG CAAAAAACACTATCCATCCACCAAACTTATTGTATCCCAATGGTGTGGTGATCCTCGAAGCAGAGCTTG GAAAGCCACTTGAATTGGAATGCCGTGTACAGTTTGGGTTTGAAAGAGTTTCTCTGATGAGGGtaacatggaaaagaaacagcatagAAAACATAAATGAGAAATTGAATCAGGAAACAAG tgttTATCCAAAAGGTTTAAAGGGGCACACACTACTTCATGTTGCAAAACTGAAAGAAGTTACTGAAAGAGACCTCAGAAGCAACTTCACGTGCTTTGCTGAGAATTCAGTGGGGAATGCCACTGCTGTGAtccagctgaaaagaaagcagagag tgtttCTCTTATACGTACTATGCACTGCCATTTCTACTCTATTTGCATTCCTTTTGTGCACTGCCTTTATTTACCAGCACTGGATTGAAATAGTGCTGATGTACCGAAGTTATCTGGTCCACAGCGAAACTACAGGAG ATGGCAAAGAATTTGATGCGTTTGTGTCCTATGCAAAACTAGACTCTTCTGAAAGTGACTCTACTTTAATTAGTGAGGAAAAATTTGCCCTGGAGCTTCTTCCAGATATGCTGGAAAATAAATATGGATACAAGTTATGCATTCTTGAAAGAGATATTCTTCCAGGAGGAG CATACACAGATGAAGTTGTTACAGCTATTAAACAAAGCAGACGAGCAATAATTATTTTGAGCCCAGCCTACATCAGCGGACCAAGCATCTTTGAACTGCAGGCAGCGGTGAACTGTGCGTTGGAAGACAAAAGGATCAAACTGGTATTAATAAAGTTCCAGGCTTTCCAAGAGCCAGAGACTTTGCCTCCAGTAGTGAAGAAGGCTCTTCGGATTTTACCAGTTGTCACCTGGAAGTCTTCTATTTCTGCTGCTCCAAACAAGAAGTTCTGGAAATATATGCATTACCACATGCCAGTGAAAACTACCAAGATGTTAAGAAATTGCAGCCTGAAGGGCTTTTTCCAAAGGTTGTTCAGTATGGTATATCGATAG